The Pantoea trifolii nucleotide sequence CGCGTGGTACCTGAGGTCTTCGCTGCCGCGCAGCAGGGCGATGAGCACGGCACAGCGCTGGTGCAGCAATGCGCCGCAGATATCGTGCAGATGGTGCAGCCGCTGCTGGCGCGCAGCCACGGCAAACTGGCCTTAATGGGCGGATTAGCCGAACCCATTCAGGCGTGGCTACCGGCGGATATTGCTGCGCTGCTGGTGCCGCCGCAGGGCGATGCGCTGAGCGGTGCGATTCGCCTCGCCACGCAGTTCAGCCTGACACTTCCTGCTTAACTTCAGATAAAGAGGCTCATGAGCGCTCCCAACGTAACCGCGCGCATTCTGCGGCTGATTGTCGAAAATGCGCCTATTAGTCAATCCGATCTCAAAGTGCGCAGCGGCCTAAGCATGTCGACGGTATCGCAAGCCACTAATCGTTTGCTGACCGGCGGCATTGTGCAGGAGTTGGGGCTGCGTCGCGTCTCGATGGGGCGACCCAAAACGCTGCTTGGCCTCAATCCGGATCACGCCAGCGTGGTGGGGATTCAGCTCAACGCCGAACGTAATCTGATGGTGTTGACCGATCTCAGCGGCAACATCATCGGTGAACAGCAGATTCCTTCTGGCGCGATGACACCCAAGCAACTCGGCGATGCGCTGGCGAAGTTTTTGCGCGGCGTTGAAGGCAAAAAGGTTGGGGCGATTGGTCTGGCGCTGTCGGGTTTGGTTGATGCCAGCAACGGCGTTTGCGTGCTGTCACGCGCGTTGGGCTGGGATAACGTGCCGATTGCCCGGCTGCTGGAAGAGCGCTTCTCGCTGCCGGTATTTATTGAAAATGACGCTAACGCGCTGGCGATGGCGGCGCTGGTGTTTGGTCAGCTCGGCCACGCGCAGTCGGCGGTGATTGCCACTTTTGGCAAAGGCATCGGTGCGGGGATTCTGCTCGATCGCCAGCTCTATCGCGGTCGTCACGGCAAAGCGGGTGAGATTGGCGTTTCGCTGCTGGGCGACGGCTCTGAGCGTTTGCTGGAGGATGTGGCATCGTCGCAGGCGATTCTGCAGCGCGTGGCGGCCACCACCAAAGACGAGGCGCCGCACACGCTGCGCGATCTCGATGTGCGTCCAACGCCAGAGGTGCTGAGTGCGCTGGCCGAGGCCGGGCAGCATTTAGGGATGTCGCTGGCGAATCTGTCGGTGGCTTACGATCCGGACGTGGTGTATCTGGCGATGGAGCCGCAAATGGCCTCGCGCATTTTGCTTGATCACATTACGCAGAGTTTCCAGACTTACCGTTTGAAGCTGACGCCGCACATGACGCCGCTGCAATTCCTCACCGAATCCAACCGCATGTGGGCGCAGGGCGCTGCTGGGTTTGCAGTGAATAAGTTGCTGGATTTGTTGGCCGCGCAGGCCGATGAGGATATCGCGTCGTGATTTTGTGCGCGCGTTGAGACGGTCGCCATTTATGAACTGCACCCCAAATGTTGGACCATAATCTGACATTGAAGGTGCAGCTCTATGACAACAAAATATCCCATCGAATTTAAACTCTCGGCCATTCACTATTTTCTTAGCGGCCATGCCGGTATTGATGGAACGGCTAAGCACTTCAGCATTGCCCCTACTAACCTCCGCCGCTGGGTTGCGCGCTATCAGCATCACGGTGAGCAGGCTTTGCTTCCCCGCGGGCACCGGCGTTATTCTTCTGACTTCAGGGTCCAGGTGGCGCATTATGCTCTGGCTCATACCGGTGAGTCATACGCTGCGGTTGCGGCGCGTTTTAATATCAGCTCACACAAAACGGTTGAATCCTGGGTCCGCCAGTACAGCCTTAAAGGTCACTATGCTTTCCCGCCCGAAAACAGCACGCGGAGAACACCAATGTCAGGCAAAGAAAAATCACCAAAACCAGTCGGGTCAATGACGCCGGAAGAGCTGCTTAAGGAGCTCGAATACCTGCGTGCCGAAAACGACTATCTGAAGGTCATGCAGGAGATTATCCTGGAAAAAAAGCGCCGGGAGCGGGAGAAAAAGCCGCAGCCGTGACGCTGCTGCGCACGCGGCATCGCCTGCCGGTGCTGCTGAGCGTATCGCGGCTGCCAAAAAGCACTTTTTTTTATCAGCTTGCCCGCCAGCAGGCAGCGGATAAGTACGCAGAGGTGAAGACGCTTATCGTCAGGCTGTCAGAGGAGCATCGCAGTGTTTATGGCTACCGGCGCATGGGCTGCCTGCTCAGGCAGCACGGCTGGGCGCTGAGCGGGAAAACCGTGCTGAAGCTGATGTCGGCGCTGGGTCTGCAGTCGCCGGTAAGAAAGAAGAGATACCGGTCCTGTCGCGGGCCCGAGGGGCGGACAGCCGGCAACGTGCTGCAGCGCAACTTCCGGGCACAGGCACCGAACGAGAAGTGGGTAACGGACGTAACGGAGTTCAGCGTTGCGGGTGAAAAATGCTACCTGTCCCCGGTTCTGGACCTGTATAACGGCGAAATCGTGGGCTGGGAAACGGCGCGTAAGCCGCTGATGCCGATGATAAACGGTATGCTGAGCAGAGCCTTACAGCATCTGACGGGCGAGCAGCGTCCGCTTCTTCACAGCGATCAGGGCTGGCAGTATCAGATGCCGGAGTATCAGCGGCGCCTGGCGGAAAACGGGATAAAACAGAGCATGTCGCGCAGAGGAAACTGCCTGGACAACGCGGTGATGGAAAACTTCTTCGGTCATCTGAAGTCGGAAATGTTTTACCTGAAGAAATACCGTGACGTAGAGGAGCTGGAGAAGGACATCGGAGACTATATCCACTTCTGGAATACTAAGCGGATAAAAATGGGGCTGGGTGGGCTGAGTCCGGTAGCGTACAGGACTCAGCATTACGCAGCGCTTTAACTAAACGGTCCAGGTTATGGGGTTCAGTTCATTTATGGCGACCGCCACCATGAACGCACCGCACCCCTTAACGTAACCGCAAACCCTGCTCATCAAACAACAAACAATGCTCGGCGCGCAGCTGGTAACTCATCCTCTCGCCAATCGCGTGTTCCGCCACGTTGCGCTCTTCAATCACCAGCAGCTTCTCTTCGCCGATATCGAGATAGAGATAATTGGTGTGTCCCAGCATCTCGCTAAACGACAATTCGCCGCTGAAACTCGCGGCATCATCGTTGCTGCTCACCGGCTGGAAATGCTCCGGGCGCATGCCCAGCGTGATTTTCTGCCCTTCGCGGCACGGTGCGGCGATCGGCAGCGTAAGCTGATTGATGCCCAGCGCGGGCACACGTAGCCGC carries:
- a CDS encoding ROK family transcriptional regulator — encoded protein: MSAPNVTARILRLIVENAPISQSDLKVRSGLSMSTVSQATNRLLTGGIVQELGLRRVSMGRPKTLLGLNPDHASVVGIQLNAERNLMVLTDLSGNIIGEQQIPSGAMTPKQLGDALAKFLRGVEGKKVGAIGLALSGLVDASNGVCVLSRALGWDNVPIARLLEERFSLPVFIENDANALAMAALVFGQLGHAQSAVIATFGKGIGAGILLDRQLYRGRHGKAGEIGVSLLGDGSERLLEDVASSQAILQRVAATTKDEAPHTLRDLDVRPTPEVLSALAEAGQHLGMSLANLSVAYDPDVVYLAMEPQMASRILLDHITQSFQTYRLKLTPHMTPLQFLTESNRMWAQGAAGFAVNKLLDLLAAQADEDIAS
- a CDS encoding IS3 family transposase (programmed frameshift), encoding MTTKYPIEFKLSAIHYFLSGHAGIDGTAKHFSIAPTNLRRWVARYQHHGEQALLPRGHRRYSSDFRVQVAHYALAHTGESYAAVAARFNISSHKTVESWVRQYSLKGHYAFPPENSTRRTPMSGKEKSPKPVGSMTPEELLKELEYLRAENDYLKVMQEIILEKKPPGAGEKAAAVTLLRTRHRLPVLLSVSRLPKSTFFYQLARQQAADKYAEVKTLIVRLSEEHRSVYGYRRMGCLLRQHGWALSGKTVLKLMSALGLQSPVRKKRYRSCRGPEGRTAGNVLQRNFRAQAPNEKWVTDVTEFSVAGEKCYLSPVLDLYNGEIVGWETARKPLMPMINGMLSRALQHLTGEQRPLLHSDQGWQYQMPEYQRRLAENGIKQSMSRRGNCLDNAVMENFFGHLKSEMFYLKKYRDVEELEKDIGDYIHFWNTKRIKMGLGGLSPVAYRTQHYAAL